The genomic region TAGCTAAGATTTTGTATGACACATTCAACAGTGTAATAGGCCTCCAGTTTTTAAGTAGGGTTTTGTCACCTTCTTTAGGAATAAGCTTGATCGGACCTTGATTAATATTTTTTCCCAAGGATCCAATGTGTATAGCCTCAGTGTATAGGGAATGAAGGTCATCAACAATCCACTCAAtattttctttataaaattctatCGGAAACCCATCAGGGCCAGGGGATTTATCATTACTGAGGGCCAATATAGCTTTCCTGATTTCTTCTTTTGAAATAGCCATTTCAAGCATGCTACTATCCTCCTTATCAATAAGTTTGGGGACCAAAGACATGAATATATTTCTGGCATTTTCCTATTCCTCCCTAACTAGTTCAACAGAGAACAAATCCTTGTAGAACTAAGAAAAGCACTCAAGAATTTTAGTTGGTTTAGAGAGGTTCTTATTATGTTCCCATATGGTGTCTattttctctctttcttgcttCATCTTAAGAAGTTGGAAGAAGAATTTAGAACCTCGATATCCAGTATCCAACCAATTTAATTTAGCCCTCGTTCTCCAccctttgattttctgattttgcAATCTTCTAAGATCAGTCTTGGACCTAATAAGCTGATTGGTGAGTGATACATTCTCAGGATCCCCTTGAAGGTCTAGCTCAGCCACTTGGAGGGCACTATGCAGTTGTAACTCAGAGACTCTGGCATCCTTAGCCTTCTTTTTACCCACAGCCTGGCAGAGTGAGGTCCAGGTTTTAACATTCTAGTTCCATTTGTCAATGTTGGACTCTTGGCTATTACCGTATTTATTAAACATTTTGACAAGACCCAGGGCACACTTCACGTCCTCATCCATTAGTAGACTAGTGTTCATTCTAAAGTTTGAGCTAGGGTTTGTTGGGGCCACCCTACTATCAGTTATCTTTAGCCCAACCATGATAGGATGATGATTTGATAGTGTATATGGTATGACAACATATTGGACACCCTCCTCATTTTTAATAGTTTTGAAGAAATCTTTGTTGaaataaaatctatcaagcctACAATAGATTCTCTTATTATACTGTTGGTGAttacaccaggtgtaccatattgCTTTATACTCTCCCTTCTTTCCTGCTAAAGGATCAATCAATTTTAGCTTGTTAACCATCCTTTCCCATTGCACTCTCTCAGCACCCTTCCATTCCACCTTGTTTCCCCCTTGTTTATCTTGTGCATTAATTACCATGTTGAAATCTCCTCCCAAGAGCCAAGGGATGTCTTCCAGGTTTGCAAGCCATTCCCACATAATGCCTCTTTCTCGGTAGTCATTGGAGGCATAGATTGAACATATGCCAAAGGTGGAATTGACATTCTCTATGATAGCCCATACTGCCCTTGCAGAAGGGGATTTTCCCCATTTAGTGACCTTATTCACCCATTTAGGGTTTAATAAAATTGTAGCTCCACCTCTTCCTTTAGGGTGATTGGTGTAGAAGGGAGTGGCCTCCCTCCAGATGGATTTTAGACCAACTTCTAAGGTAAATCCCACTGTTTTTAGCTCCTGGAGCATAAGGCAATCAATTTCCTTGTGCATATTTAGAaatcttttgaccacatatttcctATCAGGGGCCTCAATTcccctgatgttccatgagatggCTTTCAACATTAGGAGGTTAATTCAGGAGTGTCCACCGGGGACTTAAACCCCTCGAAGCACTTAGGCCATTCCTCGGGCTTAGAGAGGTGGCTAGCATCAAAAGCCACTGTTGAAAGTGGTCTACCTCTTTTCTTCCTAAGCTCAGAGAGCTGCTCGGGTCCCAATGATTCCTTCCTAACTGATGTCTCTTTAGCGGCCTCAGGAGATCTATTCCTCCTTTTTTTCTTAGATTTATTTCCAACTAGGTCGTCTCCCCCATTATTAGTTccaaaatcaaaagctctaagaTCTGGGGAAAATGGATTATCCCCATCATTGTTGAAAATCTCAAATTCGTCAGACTTCAAACCGGGTCCAGTACCATGATCCTTCTTTAAGGATTGGCCAGAAGGGGGAATGGTAAGCCCCATTTCCCCATCAGTGTTACCAAATGTCAGCTCAAGGGCTTTGGAGGAGTGTGGTGCTTCCTCACCCTCAACCTTGGTCTCCAAGGGAGTATTTGATATTGGAGGAATGTTCATCTCCCCAGGCATGTCATAATTGCCCCTACAATCAGACCCCTAAGGGGATTGACTTACAAAACCGGTAGCAATTGTGGTATCATGAGCACCACCATCCTCCCCTTCGATCAACTCTTGGAGGAAGGGCATGGTATAGGACTCAATCTCCTTTTTCTGGTTACTAATTGATAATTCAAGTTATTTTCTGTGTTCTGCAACCATTTTCAATTTTTGAAGGACAATTTGTTGTGCATTTTGAGTTTTAGATCCATCTTTCTTAGTGGAGATTCCAGTGGGATAGAGACACTGGCAGCGAAATTGGCCTCTTTCAGGGCCATTTGATACTTGAGTAAAGAATCAGCAATCGAGGGAGGAGCACTGGATGGATTAGGGCAATCTTGTGGGTGATAAGGTGGCGGATCAGGGTCGGGTGGAGGTGGCGGGTCAGTAGAGTTAGGCTATGAATTGATGGAGGGGTCGAGAGATGAAGATTCTAGGTGCAATGGGAGGGGAGTAAGGCCAGTTTGCTTAGGGTTCGAGGGGTTTTCCGAGGCCGAATGTAAAGGGTATTtaaattatgttttaatatattatttatttattattattattattatgatcattattattattattattattattattattattattatccccataattaataatattaggtcaagataattatgaagttaattgatttgtatgatggaaATAgacaaattgattgattagttaaactTAGAGTGAATGACAGTTGAAAGGTAGAAGTGAAGATGTAATTAGCATTAAATagttaaaattaaaattgagaaaaaataaataaaatttaattaaaagtaataaTAAAAATTTTTTTGCTTTTCATACATTTAAATGTCACAAATACATTaaattaaatgcttctaatttttattGGAAACAGTTTTGCATTCATATATGATAAACCTTTGACATAATAATGATCTTATTATAGAAACCATGTTAAAAAGATTGAAAGTAATTTGAGATCACCACATAAAATTTTGGGAGACCTAAATTAAGATACTCAACAACCTAATCATAAATGCGTCACAGAGACATTGGTAAAACTCTTATTTCAATCAAGTTTCGCCCGTCCATTCCATTAATACGCCATCGAAATATCGATAGAGGATCATTTCACCACTTACCAAGCTCCTACGACAATAGATAAACTCATTCATCAATACCCCACCAACTTCTCTGTTAAAAATACACTCACTCTTACCTCAAATCCACACAGAATTATCCTGCTAAAGCAAATAAATCCGGGACAGAAGAAAAAATGGCTACCCAGTTGATGAAGAAGTCTGAAATGGTTACTTTTGCAGCAAAGGAAGGTGCAGAAGTGTACCATGGCGAAGAGAACTGCAAACAGAAGGTACTGCAGGTTCTCCAAGAGGCAGGACTTCCCAGAGGTTTATTTCCTCTGGATAATATAGTGGAATGTGGGCATGTTAGGGACACAGGCTTTGTATGGTTGAAACGTCCCAAGAAAATTGAATACCGGTTTAAAACCACAGGAAACCTGGCTTCTTATGCTCCTGAGATGAGTGGTTATATGGAAAAGGGAAAGATGAAGAAGATAAGTGGAGTGAaggtgaaagagcttcttatgtgGTTCGCTTTGTGTGAGTTGAGCATTGAGGATCCAAACAGTGGAATGATTTACTGCAAAACTGCTGTGGGTGTGGGCAAAAATGTGCCAATCAAGGTCTGGGAGGAGGAGTATGATAAGTATATGTGTAAATCGGAAGCAAAATCCAATGCCTGACTGTTGATCTGCTTTTAGTACTATGCTTTAAGTCAATAATGGGGAACTTGCATATGAAACTTATTTTGCTTAGCTACTGTACTGGTCACGTTTCCAGCGATCTTTATGGTGACATAATAGAGTTTTTATGGTTGTGTTTCTATTATGAAAGCAAAT from Cryptomeria japonica chromosome 3, Sugi_1.0, whole genome shotgun sequence harbors:
- the LOC131075885 gene encoding uncharacterized protein LOC131075885, which gives rise to MATQLMKKSEMVTFAAKEGAEVYHGEENCKQKVLQVLQEAGLPRGLFPLDNIVECGHVRDTGFVWLKRPKKIEYRFKTTGNLASYAPEMSGYMEKGKMKKISGVKVKELLMWFALCELSIEDPNSGMIYCKTAVGVGKNVPIKVWEEEYDKYMCKSEAKSNA